Proteins co-encoded in one Yamadazyma tenuis chromosome 1, complete sequence genomic window:
- the BCP1 gene encoding Mss4p nuclear export (EggNog:ENOG503NVUT; BUSCO:EOG092649VA; COG:K): MSKRRVEEPEDSDIDVSSTDSENEQEEQIEQEDETVNVDFDFFDLNPEVDFHATKNFLRQLFGDDSIKFDLSAIADLFLKENSVGTTIKTEGKEGDPFALLSVINLSENKGNSSIKAIVDYVLEKTTKNMEFNYMLKKLIKENGKITKDTSKQLKTGLIVSERLINMPVEVVPPMYKMLLEEMEKSEDAHEKYEFDYFLIVSKVYEMVASNIQDDEDNKKSKKKKPATEAQVEMDYFHYEDLVLEANAMYHGYYEYTNKHQETDSRRVFTEYGIEPKLSVILIDKDSLAKSVPEMEQKFPPF; encoded by the coding sequence ATGAGCAagagaagagttgaagaaccagaagattCCGACATCGATGTCAGTTCCACTGATTCCGAAAACGAACAGGAAgaacaaattgaacaagaagatgaaactGTCAATGTCgactttgacttttttGACCTTAATCCTGAGGTGGATTTCCATGCaaccaagaacttcttgagaCAGttatttggagatgattCGATTAAATTCGATCTTTCTGCTATTGCTgacttgttcttgaaggaaaatAGCGTGGGAACCACAATCAAAACCGAAGGTAAGGAAGGCGATCCGTTTGCATTATTATCagtgatcaacttgtctgAAAATAAAGGTAACTCCAGCATCAAAGCAATCGTCGACTATGTTTTGGAGAAGACCACCAAGAATATGGAGTTCAACTacatgttgaagaaattgatcaaagaaaatgggAAGATCACTAAAGACACTTccaagcagttgaaaacTGGGTTAATTGTAAGTGAAAGATTGATCAATATGCCAGTCGAAGTGGTTCCTCCAATGTACAAgatgttgttggaagaaatggagAAGTCCGAAGATGCCCATGAAAAGTACGAGTTTGACTACTTTTTGATCGTTTCCAAGGTATATGAAATGGTTGCATCGAATattcaagatgatgaagacaaCAAAAAactgaaaaagaagaagcctgCTACTGAAGCTCAGGTCGAAATGGATTACTTTCACTACGAAGACCTCGTGTTGGAGGCCAATGCAATGTACCACGGCTATTACGAATACACCAATAAGCACCAAGAAACCGATTCAAGAAGAGTGTTTACTGAATATGGTATCGAACCAAAGTTGAGTGTAATCTTGATTGACAAAGACAGCTTGGCCAAGTCGGTTCCTGAGATGGAACAGAAATTCCCTCCATTTTAA
- a CDS encoding uncharacterized protein (COG:S; BUSCO:EOG09262A6N; EggNog:ENOG503NWGH), with amino-acid sequence MLQHHTEQKKKRKEGDIEDNYLGPWANFEESEEEVVVEEDLEQQHEQDEEEESDQEKQEEGKKQKNKLTTEYFASFKYSGSFMNVPQLPKINLMKISGAQECFVPKKVVHKFPGHDSGVSKVEFFPNSGHLLLSCGNDSIVRLWDVYHKKELIREYYGHSQAVKDIAFNLSGDKFLSCSFDKKVILWDTETGTILKTIKVQAVPTVLKFNPNNDNEFLVGLMNSNIEHYDIEGTSHNLLQTYDHHVGSINALCVIQHGNKFLSSSDDKSIRIWSWGINIPVKTVTHPTQYAVSSALCVPPSEEYIALQNMNNAIQVIDGEGKFKFKKKVFKNENVTGYKIEIDISPDGKILVAGDSKGNILLWDWNSGKVVKKLNLSKRLISTVKFHPQEQSKVAAAGTDGAIYYCD; translated from the exons ATGTTGCAACATCACACAGA ACAGAaaaaaaagagaaaggaAGGTGATATAGAAGACAATTATCTTGGACCGTGGGCCAATTTCGAAGAGAGTGAAGAGGAAGTGGTagtagaagaagatttagaacaacaacatgaacaagacgaggaagaagaatcagatcaagaaaaacaGGAAGAAGGTAAAAAGCAAAAAAACAAGCTCACAACAGAGTACTTCGCTCTGTTCAAATATAGTGGAAGTTTCATGAATGTTCCACAGCttcccaaaatcaacttgatgaagatttCGGGAGCCCAAGAGTGCTTTGTACCCAAGAAGGTGGTACATAAATTTCCTGGACATGATTCAGGTGTATCAAAGGTTGAATTCTTTCCAAATTCTGGACATTTGTTACTATCTTGTGGAAATGACAGTATTGTACGTCTTTGGGACGTGTATCATAAAAAAGAGTTGATTCGAGAGTACTATGGCCATTCTCAGGCTGTGAAAGACATAGCCTTCAATTTATCTGGAGACAAGTTCTTGAGTTGTTCTTTTGACAAGAAGGTGATACTTTGGGATACTGAAACGGGTACTATATTGAAGACAATAAAAGTGCAAGCAGTGCCTACTGTCTTGAAATTCAACCCGAATAATGACAATGAATTTCTAGTAGGGCTAATGAACAGTAATATAGAACACTATGACATTGAAGGAACCTCCCATAACCTACTCCAAACTTATGATCACCATGTGGGCTCCATCAATGCTTTGTGTGTTATACAACATGGAAATAAGTTCTTATCGCTGTCTGATGACAAGTCTATAAGAATTTGGAGTTGGGGAATAAATATTCCCGTCAAAACTGTAACACACCCAACACAATATGctgtttcttctgcttTATGTGTCCCACCCAGTGAGGAGTATATTGCTCTCCAAAATATGAACAATGCGATTCAGGTTATAGATGGGGAAGgaaagttcaagtttaaGAAAAAAGTGTTCAAGAATGAAAACGTTACTGGATACAAGATCGAAATTGATATCTCCCCCGATGGAAAGATTCTCGTTGCAGGGGATTCGAAGGGAAATATTTTATTGTGGGATTGGAATTCCGGGAAAGTGGTGAAAAAGCTAAACCTTTCCAAAAGGTTGATCAGCACGGTGAAATTTCATCCACAAGAGCAGAGTAAAGTAGCAGCAGCCGGAACAGATGGAGCAATCTACTACTGTGATTGA